One stretch of Carassius gibelio isolate Cgi1373 ecotype wild population from Czech Republic chromosome B1, carGib1.2-hapl.c, whole genome shotgun sequence DNA includes these proteins:
- the cab39l gene encoding calcium-binding protein 39-like translates to MPLFGKSHKNPTEIVKTLKDNLSILVKQDKKTEKASEEVSKCLVAMKEILYGTNDKEPHTETVAQLAQELYNSGLLITLVENLQVIDFEGKKDVCQIFNNILRRQIGTRSPTVEYFCSHQEVLFILLKGYETPQVALNCGIMLRECIRHEPLAKIVLHSEHFKDFFGYVEMSTFDIASDAFATFKDLLTRHKVLVAEFLEQNYDAVFDNYEKLLHSENYVTKRQSLKLLGELLLDRHNFTVMTRYISKPENLKLMMNLLRDKSPNIQFEAFHVFKVFVANPNKTQPIVDILLKNQTKLIDFLSNFQKDRTDDEQFNDEKTYLVKQIRDLKKPAS, encoded by the exons ATGCCACTGTTTGGTAAATCTCACAAGAACCCCACAGAAATTGTGAAGACCCTGAAGGACAACCTCTCAATCCTGGTCAAGCAGGACAAGAAGACCGAGAAG gCTTCAGAGGAGGTGTCGAAATGTTTAGTGGCGATGAAGGAGATCCTGTACGGCACTAATGACAAGGAGCCACACACAGAAACGGTGGCCCAACTGGCCCAAGAGCTCTACAACAGCGGTCTGCTCATCACACTGGTGGAAAACCTGCAGGTCATCGATTTTGAG GGTAAAAAGGACGTTTGTCAGATCTTCAACAACATCCTGCGCAGGCAGATCGGGACCCGCAGCCCAACGGTGGAATATTTCTGCTCTCATCAGGAAGTTCTTTTCATCTTACTCAAAGG GTATGAGACTCCTCAGGTAGCATTGAATTGTGGGATTATGCTGCGTGAGTGCATCCGGCATGAACCTCTCGCCAAAATTGTCCTCCACTCTGAACACTTTAAAGATTTTTTCGGCTATGTGGAGATGTCCACGTTTGACATTGCCTCTGACGCGTTTGCCACCTTCAAG gacctgCTCACAAGACACAAGGTTCTGGTGGCGGAATTTTTAGAACAGAACTATGACGCG GTTTTTGATAACTATGAGAAACTGCTTCACTCTGAGAACTACGTGACCAAGAGACAGTCGTTGAAG CTGCTGGGTGAACTGCTCCTGGACAGACACAACTTCACAGTCATGACTCGGTACATCAGTAAACCAGAGAACCTGAAGCTCATGATGAACCTCCTGAGAGACAAGAGCCCCAACATTCAGTTTGAGGCTTTCCATGTCTTCAAG GTGTTTGTGGCCAATCCAAATAAAACTCAGCCCATCGTAGACATTCTATTGAAGAACCAAACGAAACTCATCGACTTCCTTAGCAACTTTCAGAAGGACCGCACCGACGACGAGCAGTTTAACGACGAGAAGACGTACCTCGTCAAACAAATACGAGACCTAAAGAAGCCAGCCTCCTAA